Proteins encoded in a region of the bacterium genome:
- the rplR gene encoding 50S ribosomal protein L18 has translation MEARNRRHKRLRYKLVGTPERPRLSVYRSSKYICGQIIDDTAGHTLAYISSAVLKEGTKKVKSKECGKLIAQLALSRGIKKVVFDRGGYQFHGRISEFAIGAREGGLEF, from the coding sequence ATGGAAGCACGAAATCGTAGGCATAAAAGATTAAGGTATAAATTGGTAGGCACACCGGAACGTCCTAGATTATCAGTTTATAGGAGTTCAAAATATATTTGTGGACAAATAATAGATGATACTGCAGGACATACACTAGCATATATAAGTTCTGCTGTTTTAAAAGAAGGGACTAAAAAAGTTAAAAGTAAAGAGTGTGGTAAACTTATTGCTCAGCTTGCACTTTCGAGAGGAATCAAAAAAGTTGTTTTTGATAGGGGTGGTTATCAATTTCATGGCAGAATAAGTGAATTTGCCATAGGCGCAAGAGAAGGTGGATTAGAATTTTAG
- the rplF gene encoding 50S ribosomal protein L6 — MSRIGKLPILIPESVKVQMDNNKIKIEGSKGKLEYNVPSNIKVNIENNYVKLSLIEENKLYEPIFGTTRALLNNMFTGVSKGYQKALVIVGQGYRAKMDGEKLVLQMGFANPIEYMPAEGIKITVPDPQKIIITGIDKELVGNIAATIKAYKPPDHYKGQGIIYEGEYVRKKPGKKAAGSGAYGSTKS, encoded by the coding sequence ATGTCAAGAATAGGTAAACTTCCAATTTTAATTCCAGAAAGCGTAAAAGTTCAGATGGATAATAATAAAATTAAAATTGAAGGTAGCAAAGGAAAACTTGAATATAATGTGCCGTCAAATATAAAAGTGAATATAGAAAATAATTATGTGAAACTTAGTTTGATTGAAGAAAATAAGCTTTACGAACCTATTTTTGGGACTACAAGGGCACTTCTTAATAATATGTTCACAGGGGTAAGTAAGGGGTATCAAAAAGCATTGGTAATTGTTGGACAGGGGTATCGCGCAAAAATGGATGGAGAAAAATTAGTTTTGCAGATGGGGTTTGCGAATCCTATTGAATATATGCCCGCGGAAGGTATAAAAATAACTGTTCCTGACCCACAGAAAATTATTATTACTGGTATAGATAAGGAATTAGTAGGCAATATAGCAGCAACTATAAAAGCATATAAACCACCTGATCATTATAAAGGTCAGGGTATAATTTACGAAGGCGAATACGTCCGTAAAAAACCCGGAAAGAAAGCAGCGGGTTCAGGAGCTTATGGAAGCACGAAATCGTAG
- the rpsH gene encoding 30S ribosomal protein S8 yields MGMTDPIGDMLTRIRNAINAKQSEIIMPSSIMKLGVADVLKREGYIKDYNFEASKPKNFIHIYLKDVPVIQEIKRVSKPGCRMYSSAEKLPRVRDGLGIAILSTSRGILSSREAKNLKIGGEVLAYIW; encoded by the coding sequence ATGGGAATGACTGATCCGATTGGCGATATGTTAACTCGCATAAGAAATGCTATTAATGCAAAGCAGAGCGAGATAATTATGCCTTCTTCAATAATGAAACTTGGTGTTGCGGATGTTCTTAAAAGGGAAGGGTATATCAAGGACTATAACTTTGAAGCCTCAAAGCCTAAAAATTTCATACATATATATCTTAAGGATGTTCCCGTTATTCAAGAAATAAAAAGAGTAAGTAAACCGGGGTGCAGGATGTATAGTTCAGCCGAAAAGTTGCCTCGTGTAAGGGATGGATTAGGAATTGCAATACTTTCTACATCGCGAGGAATATTATCTTCTCGCGAAGCTAAAAACTTGAAAATCGGTGGCGAAGTTTTGGCTTATATTTGGTAA
- the rplM gene encoding 50S ribosomal protein L13 gives MLASIMDRKWWIVDVEGKVLGRFATKIANILMGKNRPTYEPHKDEGDFVICVNIDKIKVTGGKENKKIYTRYSGWRGGLTQTLYAKEMELHPERIIFHAVHGMMPKNKLNAKRLKRLKVYTGPEHPHKTQKPVKLEV, from the coding sequence ATGTTAGCTTCCATTATGGATAGAAAATGGTGGATAGTAGATGTTGAAGGTAAGGTTTTAGGCAGGTTTGCAACAAAAATAGCTAATATTTTGATGGGCAAAAATAGACCCACTTATGAACCTCACAAAGATGAAGGGGACTTTGTCATATGTGTTAACATAGATAAAATAAAAGTCACCGGAGGCAAAGAAAATAAGAAAATATATACCCGTTATTCAGGTTGGAGAGGCGGACTCACGCAAACGCTTTATGCAAAGGAAATGGAATTACATCCTGAACGCATAATTTTTCACGCTGTTCATGGTATGATGCCTAAAAACAAACTGAATGCCAAAAGATTGAAAAGATTAAAAGTTTATACAGGTCCGGAACATCCTCACAAGACTCAGAAACCTGTCAAGTTGGAGGTATAA
- the rpsI gene encoding 30S ribosomal protein S9: MEYSKAAGRRKEASALVKLTNGKGEIKVNNKQLKEYFCREDLIKTILAPLQQIKDKQFDIIAYVRGGGVRGQADALKLAIARAIIKSYPELRKVLKPYGFLTCDAREKERRKYGLAKARKAFQWTKR, translated from the coding sequence ATGGAATATTCTAAAGCTGCCGGTAGAAGAAAAGAAGCCAGCGCTCTTGTTAAATTAACTAACGGTAAAGGAGAAATAAAAGTTAATAACAAACAACTTAAAGAATACTTCTGTCGCGAAGATTTAATAAAAACAATTTTAGCTCCTTTACAACAAATAAAAGATAAACAATTTGATATAATTGCTTATGTCAGGGGGGGCGGAGTTAGAGGGCAAGCAGACGCACTAAAACTCGCTATTGCAAGAGCAATAATAAAATCTTACCCTGAACTAAGAAAAGTATTAAAACCTTATGGTTTCCTGACCTGTGATGCTCGTGAAAAAGAGCGCCGCAAGTATGGATTAGCTAAAGCAAGGAAGGCATTCCAATGGACAAAACGTTAA
- the rpsB gene encoding 30S ribosomal protein S2 — protein sequence MDKTLSVKDILEAGMHLGHRTSHWDPKMKPYIFGERKGIHIIDPDKTLELLNKAYDIVKDIASNDSLIMFVGTKSQVADVIKEEALRCNSLFCTQRWLGGTLTNFVTIRKSVDKLKKLEADKAADLWTKFKKKEILDMERKMEKMHKFLDGVLDMNRLPSIIFIADPKFDKIALQEALILNIPVVAIVDTNVNPDPINYPIPANDDAVRSVTLITQILADAVLAGRAIKENSGKTKY from the coding sequence ATGGACAAAACGTTAAGCGTTAAAGATATTCTTGAAGCTGGTATGCATCTTGGGCACCGGACTTCTCACTGGGACCCAAAGATGAAACCCTACATTTTTGGGGAAAGAAAAGGTATTCATATAATTGATCCTGACAAAACTCTGGAACTTTTGAACAAAGCTTATGATATAGTCAAAGACATAGCTTCTAATGATTCACTAATTATGTTCGTTGGAACTAAATCTCAAGTAGCCGATGTCATAAAAGAAGAAGCTTTGAGGTGTAATTCTCTTTTCTGTACTCAAAGATGGCTTGGTGGCACACTCACAAATTTCGTTACTATACGAAAAAGTGTTGATAAATTAAAAAAACTCGAAGCAGATAAGGCTGCCGACCTTTGGACTAAATTCAAGAAAAAAGAAATTCTTGACATGGAACGAAAAATGGAAAAAATGCATAAATTTTTAGATGGCGTTCTTGATATGAACAGATTACCGTCTATTATATTTATTGCAGATCCAAAATTTGATAAGATAGCCCTTCAGGAAGCTTTGATACTTAATATTCCGGTTGTAGCTATCGTAGATACGAATGTCAACCCAGACCCAATAAATTATCCTATACCTGCAAACGATGATGCAGTAAGGTCTGTAACATTAATAACCCAAATTCTTGCAGATGCCGTTTTAGCAGGAAGAGCAATAAAAGAAAACAGTGGAAAAACCAAGTATTAG
- a CDS encoding translation elongation factor Ts: MEKPSISLIQDLKNQTGAGMMDCKNALVECGNDIAKATDLLRKKGIARAESKMGRDTGEGLIESYIHFGSRLGVLVEVRSETDFTSRTPEFKQLAHDIAMQIAATEPRWVSRNEVPKEEIAHEIEIYKEEAKQSGKPEKILDKIAEGKLEKFYKDNCLLEQPFLKNAEITVEDFIKENISKFRENILIKRFVRFKIED; the protein is encoded by the coding sequence GTGGAAAAACCAAGTATTAGTTTAATCCAGGATTTAAAAAACCAAACAGGCGCAGGCATGATGGATTGTAAAAATGCGCTTGTGGAATGTGGTAATGATATTGCTAAGGCAACGGACCTCCTCAGAAAAAAAGGAATAGCCAGAGCTGAATCCAAAATGGGAAGAGATACTGGCGAAGGGCTTATTGAATCTTACATACATTTTGGTTCAAGGCTTGGTGTCCTTGTTGAAGTAAGAAGTGAAACTGATTTTACTTCTCGAACTCCGGAATTCAAACAACTTGCCCACGACATAGCTATGCAAATCGCCGCAACAGAACCACGATGGGTTTCAAGAAACGAAGTTCCCAAAGAAGAAATTGCGCACGAAATAGAAATCTATAAAGAAGAAGCCAAACAATCAGGGAAGCCTGAAAAGATTCTGGATAAAATAGCTGAAGGTAAACTAGAAAAATTCTATAAAGATAATTGTTTACTGGAACAACCTTTCTTAAAAAACGCTGAAATAACCGTAGAAGATTTTATCAAAGAAAACATCTCCAAATTTCGTGAAAACATTCTGATAAAAAGATTTGTCAGATTTAAGATTGAAGACTAA